Proteins from a single region of Terriglobales bacterium:
- a CDS encoding DUF6632 domain-containing protein has translation MPLNQSKPSEENSNREAQLQHGDLQGKSTAEQDRIKHLRIALRLVGVTFIFGIYTFVLVWPSGWSWHSGQSHHLPHYLQMILGVYATLGVFLLIASRNPLQHLSLIWFTVWSSVVHAAIMAAQALANPEQIAHLWGDVPALLVVAAVLALLTPRTAAAESAVRVKTATATAIR, from the coding sequence ATGCCATTGAACCAATCGAAACCGAGTGAGGAAAACTCTAACCGTGAGGCGCAGCTCCAGCACGGAGACCTGCAAGGAAAAAGCACTGCCGAACAGGATCGCATTAAGCACTTACGCATCGCATTGCGGCTAGTGGGCGTGACGTTCATTTTCGGAATATACACATTCGTCCTTGTCTGGCCGTCTGGCTGGTCGTGGCACTCGGGACAGTCGCACCACCTGCCGCATTACCTGCAGATGATCCTTGGGGTCTATGCAACGTTGGGTGTTTTCCTTTTAATCGCGAGCCGCAATCCCCTTCAACACCTGAGCCTGATCTGGTTCACGGTGTGGTCCAGCGTTGTGCACGCCGCAATCATGGCGGCGCAAGCTTTGGCGAATCCGGAGCAAATCGCACACCTTTGGGGTGACGTCCCGGCGCTTCTCGTTGTTGCCGCTGTGCTTGCGCTTCTCACGCCTCGAACGGCCGCAGCCGAGTCCGCTGTGAGGGTGAAGACCGCAACTGCAACCGCAATTAGATGA
- a CDS encoding VOC family protein, whose amino-acid sequence MKRTWTIIGVRDVAGSFKWYQSLFGQPETAPAHDHFGQIVDTDGTVLLCVHQWGAHEHPSLMGPEWASPGNGLLLFFRVDDYEVALKRARALVARLEEEPHMNPNTQTMEFSLRDPDGYYVTISAL is encoded by the coding sequence ATGAAGCGCACATGGACGATCATCGGTGTACGCGACGTTGCCGGCAGCTTCAAGTGGTACCAGTCGCTGTTCGGCCAGCCCGAGACAGCTCCGGCCCATGACCACTTTGGTCAGATAGTAGATACGGATGGAACCGTCCTGCTTTGCGTCCACCAGTGGGGCGCGCACGAGCATCCCTCGTTGATGGGTCCGGAGTGGGCTTCACCTGGGAATGGGCTTCTCTTGTTCTTTCGCGTTGACGACTACGAGGTGGCGCTGAAGCGGGCGCGCGCTCTCGTCGCCCGGCTCGAAGAGGAGCCCCACATGAATCCGAACACGCAAACCATGGAGTTCTCACTCCGCGATCCAGACGGATACTACGTGACGATCAGCGCGCTCTGA